In Apis cerana isolate GH-2021 linkage group LG6, AcerK_1.0, whole genome shotgun sequence, the following are encoded in one genomic region:
- the LOC107993997 gene encoding paramyosin, short form-like, translating to MASYMPPLHVPLETKWKHWPTYIYDKNYGYGINYYQPLLDHIDREGRPSSLPRYRRRSEPPELPWSDGRLLWEDKPVEPYSRHELIKRAIDAEDEARDHLTHFKIANRSDFSLAKTAQASHVTREVFPRKLEEIKLKPLPLLVESARAKARARQLQREMADIDFQSLRDARTLSEVENALEFGKSLRGKSARAIGFHLTAEAYKNLNRSKELADIRKYQKECASSSYCWDTREHLRHIEERTRNLLDEDRLAEPLDSLSRELKGYEEKSSSYFLDKRYRHPTRPRRLYGCLGIRPA from the exons atggCAAGCTACATGCCCCCGTTGCACGTTCCCTTGGAGACAAAATGGAAGCATTGGCCCACTTATATCTACGATAAGAACTACGGTTATGGGATCAATTACTATCAACCGTTGCTGGATCACATCGATCGTGAAGGTCGACCCTCGTCGTTACCAAGATATCGCAGGAGATCGGAACCACCGGAATTACCATGGTCGGATGGAAGGCTTTTATGGGAGGACAAACCCGTGGAACCGTATTCGAGACACGAACTGATCAAGCGGGCAATCGACGCGGAAGACGAGGCCAGGGATCATCTAACCCATTTCAAG ATAGCGAATCGGTCGGACTTCAGTTTGGCCAAAACTGCGCAAGCCAGCCACGTGACCAGAGAGGTGTTTCCGCGGAAATTGGAGGAGATCAAGTTGAAACCGTTACCTCTGCTCGTTGAGAGTGCTCGCGCCAAGGCTAGGGCTAGACAACTGCAGCGTGAAATGGCAGACATCGATTTCCAATCTCTGAGAGACGCTCGAACCCTCTCCGAGGTAGAGAACGCTTTGGAATTTGGGAAAAGTCTTCGAGGAAAATCGGCGAGAGCGATCGGATTCCATTTGACGGCCGAggcttataaaaatttgaacagGAGTAAGGAATTGGCCGATATCAGAAAATATCAGAAGGAGTGTGCCTCCTCGAGTTATTGCTGGGATACCAGGGAACATTTGAGGCACATAGAGGAGAGAACGAGGAATCTACTCGACGAGGACAGGCTCGCCGAACCATTGGACAGCCTGAGCAGGGAGCTGAAAGGATACGAGGAGAAGTCGAGCAGCTACTTCCTGGACAAGAGGTATCGACACCCGACCAGACCGAGACGATTGTACGGATGCCTGGGAATCAGGCCCGCTTAA